The DNA sequence TGACGCCCGCCCCCGTGCAGGCCGCCACCGTCGCCGCGCTCGGCGACGACGTGCACGTGTCCGAGCAGCGCGCCCGGTACGCGGACCGGCGCCTCGCCCTGCGCGCGGCCCTGGAGTCGCACGGCTTCCGGATCGAGCACAGCGAGGCGAGCCTCTACCTGTGGGCGACCCGCGACGAGCCGTGCTGGGAGACCGTGGCGTACCTCGCGGAGTTGGGCATCCTGGTGGCGCCCGGCGACTTCTACGGCCCGGCGGGCGCGAGCTTCGTGCGGGTGGCGTTCACCGCGACCGACGAGCGGGTGGCGGCGGCGGTCAAGCGGCTGTCCTGACCGGAACCGTCGCCGCGCGGCGACGCGAAGCGCCGAGGGCCTCGGGAGTGCGCACTCCCGAGGCCCTCGGCGCGTTTCTGGTGCTGCGGTGCTGCGGTGCTGCGGTGCTGCGGTGCTGCGGTGCCGTGTCGGATCAGCCGCCCAGCGGGAGGCCGCCCTTGGTCAGCGAGTCGGTGGGCAGACCGCCGCCGAGCGCGTCCGTGGGCAGGCCGCCCTTGGTGAGCGAGTCGGTGGGCAGACCGCCGCCGAGCGCGTCGGTCGGAAGGCCGCCGCCGGCGGCCTCGGCCACACCGCCCACGGCCTGGCCGGCGTTGCCCGCGGTCTGGCCGGCGGTCTCCTGGGCGGCCGGAATGGCCACCTTCGCGGACTGGCCGACGGTCTTGCCCGCGGCCGGGACGGCCGTGCCGACGAGCCGGCCGCCGGTGTCACCGGCCGCCTGGGTGCCCTGCCGCACGGTGCTGTCCACGGTGTCGCCGAGACCGGCGCCGTCCAGCGCGGTCAGGCCGCCCAGGTCAGGGGTCGCCGGGAGATCTGCGGCGCTCGCGGCGCCGGCCGCACCGACCACGGGGGCCGCGCCTGCGGCGATCAGCAGCGCGGCACGAGCGATCCGACGGGTCAGGGGGAGGGACATGATGCTCCTTCAGCGGGTTGTGCACGAATCTGTCTGTCCGGTGATCGGACGCACTGACAACCGCTGCGGGGGAGGGGGAGGTTGCGGTGGGCCAAGGTAAAGACTGGGTAATGGGTCCGATTATCCGCAGCGGAAGAACCCGGGCAAACAATCCATACCGCCGCGGCCCGGCGAACCGTCACTTCCCTTGGGCGGCAAGGGAATCGGGGCAGGTTCCCGAAGGTGAGA is a window from the Streptomyces sp. MMBL 11-1 genome containing:
- a CDS encoding ATP-binding protein is translated as MSLPLTRRIARAALLIAAGAAPVVGAAGAASAADLPATPDLGGLTALDGAGLGDTVDSTVRQGTQAAGDTGGRLVGTAVPAAGKTVGQSAKVAIPAAQETAGQTAGNAGQAVGGVAEAAGGGLPTDALGGGLPTDSLTKGGLPTDALGGGLPTDSLTKGGLPLGG